The DNA sequence TACtcttgctttacttttctttagaTGAGATAAGATGGGATGCTCTAACTCTTCACAAGCCTCCTTATTTATAGGAGAGGGGTGTGACTTCCTTCAAGAGTGAGTGATGGATGCCAATAAATAAGTTACATTCACAAAGCTTCTTGTAACTCTAATCTTCAATTTCCTATGTGGAGTGTGTAAGTCTCAAGGTCAAAGGAACCAATTCCAAGCCCTTGGAAAGTGCTCCACAACTTCCTATGCATGTTTTGGAATGTGCTCCTCAATTTCCCATGTATTTAAATTTGCACGTTTACTTGAATGTGAACCAACCTTAATTATTGAAGAATTTTCAACATAAAGTGTAGGAAACCTCAGTGGTGTAATTAGGGTCCCATTAGGCCCGTCAAAATTATGTTTGTGTCAAATATGATTAGTTATTATGTCGGCTAACACCAATCGGTTCCCACTTAAGTGATTAACTcaaggaaaatattttatttcttgatcAGGGTCCTAGCTAGCCCACTCCAAAGAGCTTTACCACAATTTTGAATTTAAGGTTTCTTGGTTAAACTATTCGTGTATAAAATTACGATAAAATAAATGTTGTAATTGACTGAATAGAAAATGCATAAAAGGTAAACAAAAGCAATAAAGGCAATGAAAGTAGAAAAGGAATCGTAGAATTAAGcaaaatataaagtatttttttattggtaatgGTCGTGGACTTCTTTACATCTAAATTTTCCCTATTTATATTGATAAGAATGGATACAAATTAGTCTCGACTCCTAACCATTATCCCTAGATTTAAGAGGATCATGCGGTACAtgattctaattatttattccTTGTAAATATTGTCAATCCACTCTCCTTGGGCAATTGCATACAAGACAATGGTCTTTGTCCTCTCACTATTCCAATTACACCCTTCTTACTCCTGGTTGGCTAAATATAGTTATATTATTGGCTATTGTGTCAGCCAACATCAGTTGTCGACTGCTAAACCTTTGTCAATTAACTATTTTGGTGTTAACAAGAACCCATTTTTGAGCAACATATTTTCCTTCTTAGTATCAATCACTTGATACTATTTTGGAATCGTATTGAAGCCTTTAACCGATCCAATCGGTTGATTTCAATGcgacaacatttaaaaaatctctattattatatttgtatataagttttatgttttaaattgaTATGAAGTATAAATTAATTGTTGGAGTAGATTTGAAATATAAGTTTAAGTATACTGAATAGAAAGTCAATGCATAATTAAAAGGCCatgcataataaataaaaaaattcaaatgtatAATAAATCAACCGAAAATATAAATCAAGTAAAAAGTATTCAAATTTTtcataaaggaaaataaaataaaaggcactaagttaaatatgaaattaagaaTGAATTCATAAAACAccatttttagagaaaaaacacattattttaaaaatttaataaataatatgaatttaCCTACAAATTCCCTTCATATTTATCTTCAATGTTTCACCATTGCCAAACActgaaaaataagtaaaataatgaGACATGCAAGGTGTGGTCcaagatagaaataaaatagagaaatacaaatatttagtgagtgaaaaatgagataaaaaataatgacgAAAGAAAAGAGACACATAAACTTACATgtaatgatgaaaaaaaatattaactataaaCCTATGTAGAAGAGACAACAATAAAGTCAAAAATGTCATAAGGATGGTGTGCAAGGGTGgtcaaatgaattttaaaataatcttaaataccttaatacatattaattagttttaactatcttaattatttcaaatcaaaatatatattggtTCAAATTTCCTACATGCAAACTTTCCTTTTATAATAATGTAAttgtatattaataaatttgaattacaatatatatttgtataataactataattatatttttaggaaagaaagtataataaattgactaaaatattatatatatatatatatatatatatatatatatatatatatatatatttaattattgactaaatcaatcaaataaatatgtTGGATTTGAATTTTCTAAGATGAGGGAGGAGAGTACACTTTACAGAATAAAGTGTACTAATAAccattaattagtatttttatagaaccattaattaataattaataaatcaagGATTGACAATGCAATAAAGTGTCATATTTCTACAGATTTACCTTGATTACCTGTATCATCTTGTATATACCGATTTGCCTATCAAATTTTCACACCacttcttcacaaataaccatTCAGTTAAAGACATTTCCCCATTGAGTGAGTCCTTAGTATTCTGTGAGCAATGGCTATAACACTAAACAGAAAATACATTGTtacctttttcatatttttctggACTTGATGCATATCTCGTGCCACGTCCCGCACACTCTCTGAATCTTCCATTGCCACACAGCATGAAGATTGGATGGCCTTGCATGGCCGTGTTTATGCTGACAGTGAAGAGAAGATCAAACGCCAACAGATATTCAAGGAGAATTTGGAGTTCATAGAGTAACACACAATGAAGGAAACAAGAGGTACAATTTAAGCCTTAACAGTTTTGCTGATTTGACTAACGAAGAATTCGCTGCGTCTCACACAGGATTTCTCTATAAGCCACCAACTCAATCAGTGTTGTCCAAGATTAACCAAAATCTTGGTCACCACAACAAAAGTGTCAATGGTATTGTGCCAAAAAGCTTGGATTGAGAAAGAGAGGAGCTGTTAACAATATTAAGAACCAAGGCCCGTGTGGTATGTTGTTGTGTCAAACTAATTATATAGAAGTGATAATCATCATGCCCTTCAAATTTCGATCAATTCATTGGGAAAAAGAACCATTTATTAAGAGACAAAAAAGGGAAATGTTAGGATTACTTCCATTGATATAGTCTTTGtgtaacataaataattaaaccaatAGTATAGACATTGTGCATTACATTAATATATACGATGTATTGACGTACATATCATATCAATTATCTTTTACCATATTTATAATCGTCTGCTACTCTGCTAAAATATGATAGGTACAGTCGATACTTTACAATGTAAAACTACTTTATACTATTACTCGATGATCATTAAACTCTATTCActttagtgtgtgtgtgttgataTTGTTCTTGAATCGGAATTCCTTTGGGTCATCATGTCCAATTTTCTGTGCAGGGAGTTGTTCGGCATTTGCAGTTGTGGCAGCTGTTGAGGGTATTACCAAAATCAAAACAGGCAAGTTGGTTTCATTGTCCGAGCAACAATTGGTGAATTGTGCCAGTACAAACGGCTGCCATGGAGAATATGACGAAAAAAACCTTGAATACACACATAGCCATGGCCTTCAAACCGAAGCAGAATACCCTTACAATGGAAAAGAAGGGCCATGTCTCAACAACTTCTAAAGGAGGTGGCAAGACCACCTGTGATCGTAGGCATTGATGCTAATGGACAAGCATTTAGGTTTTACTCAGGAGGAGTTTTCACTGGGGAGAACTGTGGAACTAACCTAAACCATGCAGTTACTGCAATTGGGTATAATGAGGACGCAAATGGCAAGTACTGGTTGATAAGGAATTCATGGGGCCAACATTGGGGTGAGGGTGGTTACATGAAGATTAAGAGGGACACTGGTGACCCTGCAGGTCTCTGTGGCATTAACATGCAAGCCTCTTATCCCATAGTTTAAGTAAATGTGTCAGAGCAAAAACCATTTAGGTAGTCCAAGATCAATACCTATTTATGATTTCAACCAATCTCTGAACcatatgtatttgatttttttaattaacaaaaaaataataataataacacttaATTACTTATCAAATGATGATCGATTAATCTAGATCATTCGTTTAAAATCGCCTAATAATTTATCGCGTCAGAGCACTATATtagcataaaatattattacttgTTATTCATTAGTGAATTAGAGACCAGAAATTAATATGTAATATGTTGCCTATCCTTGTGTAGTGCGACAATGTAGCATCTATGAGACCATGATCTTAGCTCAGTTCATATATGTCTCTCACATTTAAAAGGCTGATTTGTGATTATCATGTGTACATATACGAGGATATAAATTGATGAAAGCATTAGGTAAATTAGACAATCTACAATATGttcaaaattgattattttgaatGAATTAGCATAAGCAATTTTCTCAATTGaaagtgattttattttagtaattaatcAAACATCATAAATTTGAGTTAAACTAAATTTGACTAAACTCACCATGATATGGCTTCACCATATAgaaccaaacatgcactaaaaTGGTGTGGGTAAGATAAACTATCAAATTACAGTTCACCGAAAAATAAGTGCATTTAGTCAGACACTCTACTAgcaaaaccaaatgaagaaaagacaaaTGAGTGTAGGCTATGATATCATAAACATCAGACTTTATACATGCAGAGTCGCAGAACTAATTATGTAACATGTCTttcattctctcttctttttattcGCTCCATCAAAGTTTAATTTGTAACTCTTGCTTCTACAATAATGTTTAGAATAAAAATTTgatgacaaacaaaaaatttggaGTTTGTGTAGAAAAAGCTGAATGGAACAAATATATTAAGCTACGAGGTAGAATAGATGTAAGTAATTGAGTTAGACTTGGAGTAAACGGACCTCTATTTCGTGGCACGATGATCCTTACAAACACGCATGTCTTTGTTGTGCATGATTTTTGTTTCCAAGCTAcagatttatatttaaaagatataaaattaattcaatgctTATTTTAATGGGGATGTAGCTCAAATGGTAGAGCGCTCGCTTTGCATGCGAGAGGTACAGGGTTCGATCCCCTGCAtctccaatattttttaattattatagaatGTTAAACTTTTGTACTGTTATAAGCAAAGTCTTGGGGTCCTCTAATCATTCTTAcactaaataatataaaataacgaGTGTGTTTTCCTACTttctttatgcatttttttattgttagttttttgttaTATTGTTTTGCaaactatatattattagtcaCAGAAGATGTTCAATTCATCAATTGTGTCTTTCATACATCTCGTCATATACTCATATTCCTACTCCTGGACAAGAAACCGAAATTTTCATTATAAGAACTAACCTGTGTATTATTTGACACTTTAGAGAGATAGAGGTAGATGAGAAAGAGGTGTAGTTTGATAGGTAAATAATATGACATGAAAAAAGAGACAAATAGTGAACAAACtcatatttttgttcttcctaAGTTTGCCTTGTCATCATCCACTGCatttaagtaaatttaaaattgcTAGTTCATGCTCAAATTGAATTTGTTATAATAACTAAGAGGACAAAAGGTTGTTACTAGTGCCATTGGCAATTTCATGAAAGAAAGCTTTCTGAGTGGATCCTTGTAGATATATATGATCATTTCATCAACAACCAAATGTCTACTGTAGGCAATCAATATTTCTTTCTGCAGTATTTTCACCCGAAGCATGTGTTCCACTTCCACATACCTTATAATACTATACAATACTAAATATCCATTAagtaaaattgatattaatataaaaaattattgacacaagttatttaatatttgtgtATTGGTTTTGAAGTTCGATTTTTGGTTTGGGTAAGGAGTTACAACTagagatattattttatttcaaaatgagtcaattttgataagaaaaatattaattgggtGTCAAAATAAGAAGTTTTATATATCTCTTGgttagaaaaaaattgatattaataatgtacatttcaattttcataaaaaaatgaaccaaGCCACTAAAGAATATGTGGTTTTCAATTGTCGATTTGAtcagtttttaattaattaattaatttgacttacatgctatgcatatatatatatatatattctacaaaAATGAGTCCAAAACTCAGCACCATTGGTTTCTCCTCGCCAATGCTAATATAACAAACAAGAACTTCAATGTGGAGAAGCTGAGTTTAGGATCGTTCTTAATGCTCTTTAATGTGTTGAGAATTTGAAAAAgagtttacaatttttttctaaactttttttggatttatatttttaattcttaatctaAATTTTGATTGGTTTATTGAAACCCTTAGCTTTTTATTTGGCTGAGAAGAGAGCTATATAATAATAGAAATCTTTGACCTGATTGACAAATTCATTGTACTTATGCCTGCATCGCTAGCTCATACGAAAGTGGGAATGCTAAAGaaaactagttttaaaaaaaataattataactagttttatataattaGCTATATAAAAATAGGTATAAAActataatcatttttataattatgggtatttaaaataatttatttttatttaaaacacaGTTATagctataaaattataattaattttatagaaatagatatttcaaataacttaattttatagaaatgggtatgtaattggttttaaatataACTTACTATATAATTGGttatataactaatttattCGTAACTAATTATATAACCATATTTTAAATGGTTATAGTTATAATAtccacttataatttaattatttattatatatgattataGTTATGTAAATACCCAAATTATGAGTATCCCTACTAAAGGTAAGGTAAGAAAATTACTTCCTACCTTCACTTTTCATTTGATTCTTGCGTCTATTATGAAATGTATTTTGGAAAGGtacttttgaaatgtaaaattttctaatttagaGATCTTTTGAATTAGGTGTTCCAAAAGCTTAAAAGAGGTGCAAGAAATAATATTGGAttgatttgtttaaattttaaaaataagtacttTTTAATAAGTAGATAGAATTTgtttctcaaaataaataaataaaactttttttccagaataatttaaacatatacactataaaaatatagatttttttattttattaaaataaatatattttttaagaaataaatataaacaaattcatAGTTTCAAGAAACAACTTAACCATATGAATTTAACACTGACAGGAGAATCAAGAACCCAACTGGGCCTTGGGCCCATCTGGTCGAAGCGGACCCACCGAAGCTGCAGAGTAGAATAGAATGGCGGTTCACATATTGTTtgcatatttttattacaaacgCTAAACTTCTTGTTtgcatatttttattacaagaagcttaaataaaaaataatgttaaacaaatttattaaatattattccaAAATTTATCATGCAGTAAACTCAATGTTTCAATTTAGATGTTAAACTCagtcattcatttcattttgatttCCTTAATTATACTGCGTGCCTTAGGTGATgttgttaataatatttataaaaaaaacttctacTTTCTAGATTTGAgagttttacttaattttaaatgaataaatttaaaattatttataaatttttgaagAGCTATCACTACTCGTGTCAATGTGTCGTTGAAAAATTCTGTTTTTTGGTGTTTTCCGCATTATGATGCTCCCTACTagattaatattaattgttaatatacTTTGAGTTTTTCTAATGGAAAACAAGAGTTGACCCGACACAACTGGGGTGATATTCGAAAATGATGCCAAAATATTTAGgaagtttattttcttctagTAGTTTTTGTTTCAAAGTCCTTTATGGGATCTTCAGGCTTGGGTTTACTCTAGAGTAAAgacaattaattttagttatattatgacctttataattaaaataataataaaatatttacaaggAAAAACTAAATTCCAAAACGACATGCTAATTGTATAACATTGTGCTGGCGCTTTCTCTTCATAATCTTTGATGTGAATGTATCCctctttaataaattaagacaacaaatttggtttgtttttttaaactatatttaacgacaaaaaagatatatatttttagatgttTAATATTCGAAgagaaaattaatatatctttacttatttttaaaaagagtaTGTTACTAAGATAACTTTAAAAGAAATCTAGTAAATTATAACATTTCCATGTAAAAAATGAGAGTGTTAATAACTATGAGCATTAGTATACACTCGTTTTAGGAACATGTAACAAACTAAATCTTTAAGAGTAAATTAGAAGGACTCTAAATCcttaaaactcaaatttatgaattatatgtatttaattttttcatttttattggaCGTAGGATTTTACTTGAAACTCTAACAGTACGTGAATGGAAATTTTTTTGCGAGAGTTagtatcattgtgaataatattaattttaaaagaatcagttcttataaaaaaaaatatctgtaGTCTTAAGTCGAAAAATTCCATTATAAGTAAGCTATTAAGATTGATGCAATGATAAAGAGTTTGAGCAATgtatataagaacataaattcaaacctcattattattattattatcatcatttaaAAAACAACTTGAGTAATTTGTGGCCACGGtggtctttaaaaaaaaaaaaaccatgaagtttttcatttatattgaGTCCGACAAGAAACATGAGAGGAATGGAGTAAATGTAGTTGCCAAATTTGAACACCAATCtagcaaaataataaattctgtTATAATCTTATGGAAAATGCTAAGTACTAAGAAGTACGAAAACCGGTTTTGTAAACCTGCACGAACCTTTGTTTTccataaaaacttattttaaattttttaactttttaattaagattagttttaaaaaaaggatattAATCCCCATCAGATTTCGTgcatttttagttgttgtttttCGTACCAAATAGCAACCCTGTAATagtatttcaaacaaaaaatctttaaaaaatgtatttaatggATATGTAGTGTTAGTGTAAAAACCTTTATCCCTTTTAATGTAGTTATTTTctgcctaaaaaaatataattattattaaagttaatGAAGTTATCATAccatacataattatttataattaaattaacaatataatatGCATtatcactaatatatatgtatatatatatatatatatgttattttctcgtactataatttataaaatatgaattgtttTTACACCTAAAAGTAAGCCTTCTTTTCATAGATGACTAAACCTCAATTATTTATCCATAAAGCAATCCCACCCGGCTCTGTAATTGTGTGTGGGGTACTGAAGATTTTCATAGCtaatttggttttatttatcATGATATCGCACTAGCTAGATGACGcaatttaattaatagttaGGAAAACAATGTTGAAGCAAATGAAATAGTACATCATGGAAATTCGATGTGTCCCGTGACATGCTGCAGGGCCAGTGGAGCACAAAAGAACAATTTTCATACTCAATAATGTATAGTAGTAACATTTGATTTTCCCCATAAAACAAGCTCTCATCAATTTCAAACCCACAAGTCACATAGAGCACCATAACAACGAATCCATCCAAGATCCCTGATCTTCCAACTcatgttaagaaaataataatcaatcaaAGTTCACAAGCAAAACCATGTGAACCCACCCCTAGGGTAcaactttttttcttgtgtttctCTCTCCTATATAAACTCACACGCAAGTGAAAAACAAAAGCACTTACAACTTACAAGgcattttcttctctctctccctctcatcTTCTGGGGACCTCAAAATATAGTAGGTACCACAACACAACACCATATTATGGGTTCCAAAGTCAGGACCCTGGTTTTGCTCTCTTTGTTTTGCTTAGCTCTATTTGTGTCCTTGCACCAAGCAAGGGCAGCAAAGTcacataataatgataataatcatAATGTGGCTCGCTTGAAGGGGAGAAAGGAGTTGAATAGATGTAATTTGTTCATTGGAAGTTGGGTTATTGACCCTTCTTCACATCCTCTCTATGACTCCTCAAGCTGCCCCTTTATAGATGCTGAGTTTGATTGCCAAAAGTATGGGAGACCCGACAGGCAGTATCTCAAATACTCTTGGAAGCCTGATTCATGTGCCTTACCCAGGTAGTGTTCACTTTTATGAAATGCATATTTGCTTTATATAACAGCACTATGGTTTCAAACCAAAATTCCCTTTTTTTGTAATTGTTACAAGTAGATGGGTAACATGTAAAATAGACGAACTTGTTTGAAAAGAAGTTATCCTTTTCTTAAAAAGATAAGGATCGATATAGCTTCCATGGTTCTTTTTTATCTACCaaaagttagttttgaaagtttttAACTGGTAAATGGGGTATGACAAAAGTTCTTCAATTTGGCTTTGTGagttaaacaaaaatgattTAGAGTTGTTACAATTGGCACGGATTGTTTCACCTTAATTAGATGTCTCAAGTTTAATTATATCTTACTtatgtaataaaagaaaatttttacaACTTATAATATGTAGTGTTATCTGATTCAAACAATATTTGCTCACCGCGTGGATGATATACTTTTGGTctatgaaaaaatgttttaaaccaGAGACTCCTTGTTAATTACAAATAGTATCACAAGGTGTTATTAAGAAACATGTTTTAagtctctaaaatttaattaacaacatTTTATCGTGCAATAAGTAGACTCACGTCACGGGTTTTGTTTGTGTGtaatattgtaatttttgtattaattgtaGGTTCGATGGAGTGAGTTTCTTGAACAAGTGGAAGGGCAAGAAGATAATGTTTGTGGGAGACTCATTGAGTCTGAACATGTGGGAATCATTGTCCTGCATGCTTCACGCGTCGGTGCCGAATGCCACCACCAGCTTTGTGAGGAGACAAGCAATCTCCACTGTGACCTTCGAGGTTTGCTACTTTTCATTTTGTTCTCTTTGTCTTCTTTCGGATTTATTGCACAAAAACACTAGTTAATACAACATTCTCACGTGTACGCGTgtcttcatttttcttcccaTTCTTTGTTTATCCATTCTATTACT is a window from the Glycine max cultivar Williams 82 chromosome 2, Glycine_max_v4.0, whole genome shotgun sequence genome containing:
- the LOC100817127 gene encoding LOW QUALITY PROTEIN: senescence-specific cysteine protease SAG12 (The sequence of the model RefSeq protein was modified relative to this genomic sequence to represent the inferred CDS: inserted 2 bases in 2 codons; deleted 2 bases in 1 codon) — encoded protein: MAITLNRKYIHEDWMALHGRVYADSEEKIKRQQIFKENLEFIETHNEGNKRYNLSLNSFADLTNEEFAASHTGFLYKPPTQSVLSKINQNLGHHNKSVNGIVPKSLDXRKRGAVNNIKNQGPCGSCSAFAVVAAVEGITKIKTGKLVSLSEQQLVNCASTNGCHGEYDEKNLEYTHSHGLQTEAEYPYNGKEGPCXQQLLKEVARPPVIVGIDANGQAFRFYSGGVFTGENCGTNLNHAVTAIGYNEDANGKYWLIRNSWGQHWGEGGYMKIKRDTGDPAGLCGINMQASYPIV